A genomic region of Catalinimonas niigatensis contains the following coding sequences:
- a CDS encoding DUF7133 domain-containing protein, translating into MKKTILLFLFQSQYSSLSIVFLLLLSISGCNDGEPTDLRIKEIPGDQAAQMAKSVEALITPELSEGLTLKLWAVDSLVADPISIDVDDQGRLFYSRTNRQKDSEFDIRGHQDWEIESISLQTIEEKRDFLHRTLSPENSDKNQWLTDVNGDGSHDWKDMTIQKENIYRLEDKDGDGLADFSQLMVDDFNDEVTDVAGAVMSYEDDLFVGAGPDMWRIKDTNGDGIADEKTSISHGYGIHVGFSGHGMSGLEMGPDGKIYWGIGDIGFNGNTKGQDNKLLKYPNRGVIVRSNPDGSDFEVFAMGVRNTHEFVFDEYGNLISQDNDGDHPGESERLVYIVNGSDTGWRTNWQFGKYRDPENNEYKVWMDEELYKPRFEGQAAYITPTIKNFVNGPTGMLYNPGTALSPKWKNTFFVVEFVGNPARSGIHAFKLKPKGATFELGETEKILGNVLATGIDFGPDGAMYVADWIDGWGTKDNGRVWKLDAPGGDSWAERQNTAEILPEDFTQYQEDRLSELLKHADLRVRQKAQFELAKRGDDGAAVFEENITQTDNQLARVNSIWGLAQLARQNQQYAQPLIPLLQDSDPEIRAQAAKWLGDVRHQEAAQELLPLLEDDYSRARFFAAEALGRIAYPEAVQPLISLLEANADEDAYIRHAASLALARIGNTEAVVSLSDHPSRAVRMGAVLALRRMEDAGIASFLADKDELIVTEAARAINDDFSIEGALPALGEVLQDERFTNEALIRRAINANLRVGTTEAMQHLIDYAQRTSAPAEMRAEAVAALSTWAKPSVLDRVDGRYRGVIERDPGEVRMKSGEALISLSRSGEVPIRLSAVKAIGKLNIDNGATRLMAVLKNDAAAEVRVEALRALAVMDTEQMDQAIEQALTDQEKSVRIAGLDLMNSMDISDNLKVVLLSEVIDKRTTEEKQAALLTLGSVPLENSQQTFSTLLSNMEEGKLPYEIQLELAEAIDSTHSEELKARYEQIQASMSPDEQLASYQAALYGGDPERGQRLIYRHPTAQCMKCHAIDDYGSNVAPRLNGVADRLTREQILESLIDPSARIAPGYGVVTLEMEGGKTISGTFQGETEDQITLKIGNRPDTVLVKDQIVKRNNAASSMPDMRNYLTKKEIRDLVSLLSTLKGDHM; encoded by the coding sequence ATGAAAAAGACAATCTTACTTTTCTTATTTCAGTCTCAATACAGCAGCCTGTCAATAGTTTTCCTGTTGCTGCTTAGCATTTCAGGATGTAATGACGGAGAACCTACAGATTTAAGAATAAAGGAAATACCTGGCGACCAAGCTGCTCAGATGGCAAAATCCGTTGAGGCTTTGATTACTCCCGAACTCTCAGAAGGCCTGACGCTCAAGTTATGGGCGGTAGATTCTCTGGTAGCTGATCCTATCTCCATAGACGTTGATGATCAGGGGCGTTTGTTTTACTCCAGGACTAATCGTCAGAAAGACTCTGAATTTGATATCAGGGGCCATCAGGATTGGGAAATTGAATCAATCAGTCTACAAACTATTGAAGAGAAAAGAGATTTTCTTCACAGAACTCTTTCTCCTGAAAATAGCGACAAAAATCAATGGCTGACTGACGTAAACGGCGACGGTTCACATGACTGGAAAGACATGACCATTCAGAAGGAAAATATCTACCGACTGGAAGATAAAGATGGCGATGGATTGGCTGATTTTTCTCAGCTGATGGTGGATGATTTTAATGATGAAGTAACCGACGTAGCAGGAGCTGTTATGTCCTACGAGGATGATCTGTTTGTAGGTGCCGGCCCGGATATGTGGAGAATCAAGGATACTAACGGAGATGGAATTGCTGATGAGAAAACCTCTATTTCCCACGGCTATGGTATCCATGTAGGTTTCAGTGGACATGGAATGTCAGGTCTGGAAATGGGACCGGATGGCAAAATCTACTGGGGTATCGGTGACATTGGTTTCAATGGCAATACGAAAGGTCAGGACAACAAATTATTAAAATATCCTAACCGTGGCGTGATTGTGAGATCCAATCCCGATGGCTCTGACTTTGAGGTTTTTGCAATGGGTGTACGCAACACCCATGAGTTCGTTTTTGATGAATACGGTAATCTTATCAGTCAGGATAATGATGGCGATCATCCTGGTGAAAGCGAAAGACTGGTTTATATCGTCAATGGTTCGGATACAGGATGGCGTACCAATTGGCAGTTTGGTAAATACCGTGATCCTGAGAATAATGAATATAAAGTCTGGATGGACGAAGAATTGTACAAACCTCGCTTTGAAGGACAGGCTGCTTACATCACCCCTACCATCAAAAACTTTGTCAATGGCCCTACCGGCATGCTCTACAATCCCGGTACTGCCCTGAGCCCAAAATGGAAAAACACTTTTTTCGTAGTAGAATTCGTGGGTAATCCTGCTCGCTCCGGTATTCACGCCTTTAAACTTAAGCCCAAAGGAGCGACTTTTGAACTGGGGGAAACAGAAAAAATCCTTGGCAATGTACTGGCCACTGGCATTGACTTCGGTCCGGATGGTGCCATGTATGTTGCTGACTGGATTGATGGTTGGGGAACCAAAGATAATGGTAGAGTATGGAAACTGGATGCTCCCGGTGGCGATAGTTGGGCAGAGAGACAAAACACAGCAGAAATTCTGCCGGAAGATTTCACTCAATATCAGGAGGATAGACTTAGTGAACTTTTAAAGCATGCAGACCTACGCGTTCGTCAGAAAGCGCAGTTTGAACTGGCCAAAAGAGGAGATGATGGCGCCGCTGTCTTTGAAGAGAACATCACTCAGACCGATAACCAGCTGGCAAGGGTCAACAGCATCTGGGGACTGGCCCAACTGGCACGGCAGAACCAGCAATATGCCCAACCCCTCATCCCTCTGCTGCAAGACAGTGACCCTGAGATCAGAGCACAGGCTGCCAAGTGGCTGGGGGATGTCAGACATCAAGAAGCTGCTCAAGAACTGCTTCCTCTCCTGGAAGATGACTACAGCCGTGCCCGCTTCTTTGCTGCTGAAGCCCTGGGAAGAATCGCCTATCCTGAAGCCGTACAACCTTTGATTAGTTTACTAGAAGCCAATGCCGATGAAGATGCTTACATCCGCCATGCGGCCAGCCTGGCCCTGGCCAGAATCGGTAATACAGAAGCCGTAGTCTCTCTCTCTGACCATCCCTCAAGAGCCGTGAGAATGGGAGCGGTGCTGGCCTTAAGAAGAATGGAGGATGCCGGTATTGCTTCTTTCTTAGCCGATAAGGATGAACTCATTGTCACGGAAGCTGCCCGGGCCATCAACGATGACTTCTCCATTGAAGGAGCACTGCCTGCTTTGGGAGAGGTATTGCAGGATGAAAGGTTCACCAATGAAGCCCTGATCAGAAGGGCCATCAATGCCAACTTGAGAGTAGGTACCACAGAGGCTATGCAGCATCTCATTGACTATGCCCAAAGAACTTCTGCTCCTGCCGAGATGCGGGCAGAGGCAGTGGCTGCTTTGAGCACCTGGGCAAAGCCTTCGGTACTGGACCGGGTGGATGGCCGCTACCGGGGCGTGATAGAAAGAGATCCCGGGGAGGTCAGGATGAAGTCAGGAGAGGCTTTGATCAGCCTGAGCAGAAGTGGAGAAGTGCCTATCAGGCTCAGTGCGGTGAAAGCCATCGGTAAACTCAATATTGACAATGGAGCTACCCGGCTGATGGCTGTGCTCAAGAATGATGCAGCAGCAGAAGTAAGGGTAGAAGCATTGAGGGCATTGGCAGTCATGGATACCGAGCAGATGGACCAGGCCATTGAACAAGCCCTCACTGACCAGGAGAAAAGTGTCAGAATTGCCGGGCTGGACCTGATGAACAGCATGGATATTTCTGATAACCTCAAAGTGGTGCTGCTCTCTGAGGTCATTGACAAAAGAACCACCGAAGAAAAACAGGCTGCCCTACTTACTTTGGGGAGTGTGCCATTGGAAAACTCACAGCAGACTTTTAGTACGTTGCTAAGTAATATGGAAGAAGGAAAACTCCCCTATGAAATTCAGTTAGAGCTGGCAGAAGCCATTGACAGTACCCATTCTGAAGAATTGAAAGCGAGATACGAGCAAATTCAAGCTTCTATGTCTCCAGACGAACAACTTGCTTCTTATCAGGCTGCTTTGTATGGTGGAGACCCTGAGCGTGGGCAGAGATTGATTTACCGTCATCCAACTGCACAATGTATGAAATGCCATGCCATTGATGACTATGGAAGCAACGTAGCTCCCAGGTTAAATGGTGTGGCTGACAGACTTACAAGAGAACAGATACTTGAATCGCTCATTGACCCTAGTGCACGTATCGCTCCTGGTTACGGTGTAGTGACGCTGGAAATGGAGGGTGGAAAAACCATTAGCGGTACTTTTCAAGGAGAGACTGAAGATCAGATTACTCTTAAAATAGGCAATCGTCCGGATACAGTGCTGGTCAAAGATCAGATTGTGAAACGCAACAACGCTGCTTCCAGCATGCCGGATATGAGAAACTATCTGACCAAAAAAGAAATCCGCGACCTAGTGAGCTTGCTCTCTACGCTGAAAGGCGATCATATGTAA
- a CDS encoding peroxiredoxin encodes MSLKIGDTAPDFKAQTTEGKINFYDWLAGSWGILYSHPADYTPVCTTELGRTAHLKEEFARRNTKVAALSVDSLESHQGWVKDINETQSCTVEFPIIADPDKKVANLYGMIHENASDSLTVRSVYFIGPDKKIKASITYPASTGRNFHEILRVIDSLQLTANFKVATPADWKEGDEVVIAPAIKNEEIPSQFPKGHRVVKPYLRYTPQPNR; translated from the coding sequence ATGAGTTTAAAAATTGGAGATACGGCTCCTGATTTCAAAGCACAAACCACCGAAGGTAAAATTAATTTTTATGACTGGCTGGCTGGCAGCTGGGGAATACTGTATTCTCATCCTGCTGACTATACACCTGTATGTACTACCGAACTGGGCCGTACAGCGCATTTGAAAGAAGAGTTTGCCCGAAGGAATACCAAAGTAGCTGCGCTCAGCGTGGATTCTCTGGAATCGCATCAGGGCTGGGTCAAAGACATCAATGAAACACAGAGTTGTACTGTTGAATTCCCAATTATTGCCGATCCCGACAAAAAAGTAGCAAATCTCTATGGTATGATTCATGAAAATGCTTCGGACAGTCTTACTGTCAGATCGGTATATTTTATCGGTCCGGACAAAAAAATCAAAGCAAGTATTACCTATCCAGCTTCCACCGGACGAAACTTTCATGAAATTCTGAGGGTTATTGATTCTTTACAGCTTACTGCAAATTTTAAAGTGGCGACTCCGGCAGATTGGAAGGAAGGGGATGAAGTGGTCATCGCCCCTGCGATCAAAAATGAAGAAATACCTTCCCAATTTCCCAAAGGCCACCGTGTAGTTAAGCCTTATTTAAGATATACACCTCAACCCAATCGGTAA
- a CDS encoding 3-keto-disaccharide hydrolase: MKSLPQQLNNSVFSCCRLSQKYFILLLLAFSTISCTPNQQEQQEEQMEVEEEEAWIPIFNGKDIEDWIVKVHHHEAGVNYGNTFRVEDGILKVRYDEYDGDFNDQFGHLYYKQPYSYYKLKLEYRFVGELHPGAPEYTLRNSGVMFHSQDPRSMPKEQNWPISVEMQFLGGLGDGNPRPTGNMCSPGTDVVYEGQIDPRHCINSSSETYEGDQWVQAELIVLGDSLITHLINGDTVLQYTKPQIGGGVVEGYNEKIKQDGQLLKEGFIAMQSEGQPIDFRNIELLNLEGCMDPQSPNYKSYYVKSKPEACH; encoded by the coding sequence ATGAAGAGCTTACCTCAACAGTTGAACAACTCTGTTTTCTCATGCTGTCGCCTTAGTCAGAAGTATTTTATTTTATTACTCCTTGCCTTCAGTACTATAAGCTGTACTCCAAACCAGCAGGAACAACAGGAAGAGCAGATGGAAGTAGAAGAGGAAGAGGCATGGATTCCCATTTTTAATGGAAAGGATATAGAAGATTGGATCGTTAAGGTTCATCACCATGAGGCAGGGGTAAATTACGGGAATACGTTTAGAGTAGAAGATGGCATTTTAAAAGTCCGCTATGATGAATACGATGGTGATTTTAACGATCAGTTCGGGCATTTATACTATAAGCAGCCCTATTCGTATTATAAACTAAAGTTAGAGTATCGTTTTGTTGGTGAATTGCATCCGGGCGCTCCAGAATATACCCTTAGAAATAGTGGTGTGATGTTTCATTCACAAGACCCCAGGTCAATGCCCAAGGAGCAAAACTGGCCGATTTCGGTTGAGATGCAGTTTTTAGGCGGATTAGGCGATGGTAATCCTCGTCCTACCGGTAATATGTGTTCTCCGGGTACCGATGTGGTGTATGAAGGTCAGATTGACCCGCGACATTGTATAAATTCCAGCTCTGAAACGTATGAAGGAGATCAGTGGGTGCAGGCAGAGCTGATTGTGTTGGGAGATTCCCTGATCACCCACTTAATCAATGGGGATACAGTATTACAATACACGAAGCCTCAAATAGGTGGTGGGGTAGTAGAAGGCTATAATGAAAAAATCAAACAAGATGGCCAGCTACTGAAAGAGGGCTTCATTGCTATGCAGAGTGAAGGGCAACCCATTGATTTTAGAAACATTGAACTACTGAATCTGGAAGGATGCATGGACCCACAATCACCTAACTATAAGTCGTATTATGTCAAATCCAAGCCTGAAGCTTGCCACTAA
- a CDS encoding SpoIIAA family protein, with translation MVETIETQNNNIIALRIDGTFSEADLNPLIPLMKEKLTHLSKLRLFVEYIDMNDFTLDTLVEVLKANFGNLSGFDKAAIVTSTDWLSEAEKLADNTHGLNLKTFHFSEKPQALSWLEE, from the coding sequence ATGGTTGAAACAATAGAAACTCAAAACAACAATATTATTGCCTTACGCATAGATGGAACATTTAGTGAGGCAGACCTTAATCCCCTGATCCCCCTCATGAAAGAAAAACTCACACATCTTTCTAAACTCCGATTGTTTGTAGAATATATAGATATGAACGATTTTACACTTGATACCCTGGTGGAAGTGTTGAAGGCTAATTTTGGAAATTTGAGTGGGTTTGATAAAGCTGCAATAGTTACTTCCACTGACTGGCTTTCTGAGGCCGAGAAATTAGCTGACAATACCCACGGCTTAAACCTTAAAACTTTTCATTTTTCAGAAAAACCACAAGCCCTCAGTTGGTTAGAAGAATAA
- a CDS encoding LysR family transcriptional regulator, translating into MEIRYLRLIKAIVEEGSITRAIDKLHLSQSALSYQLKEAELQLGTPIFYRRNKKLILTPVGKKLYHTAIYVLKELDTTESEIKKLISGENGTIRISTECYTSYHWLPAVLKKFQGEFPNVEVEIVFEATHSPIEKLLDEELDLAITSNPEMKDKIAYTELFTDEMFAVVSPQHPWADMPYVETEDFRDVKLIIHSLPLETVSIFRNLLTPKGIEPKKLIILPLTEASIELVKANMGVIVLANWALEPYKDETIKAIKINKQGFFRQQYIARMEDREYPVYFDYFIKFLREEIQLSKADKDH; encoded by the coding sequence ATGGAAATAAGATATTTAAGACTGATCAAAGCCATTGTGGAAGAGGGAAGCATTACCCGTGCAATTGACAAGTTGCATTTATCTCAGAGTGCGCTAAGTTATCAGCTGAAAGAGGCAGAGCTACAATTAGGTACTCCTATATTTTATAGGAGAAACAAAAAGTTGATTCTTACCCCGGTAGGAAAGAAACTGTATCATACCGCCATCTATGTGCTGAAGGAACTGGATACGACAGAATCGGAAATCAAAAAACTGATTTCCGGAGAGAATGGGACAATACGGATCAGTACAGAATGCTATACCAGCTATCACTGGCTACCTGCAGTGCTCAAAAAATTTCAGGGTGAGTTTCCTAATGTGGAAGTAGAGATTGTTTTTGAAGCGACCCATAGTCCTATAGAAAAACTGTTGGATGAAGAGCTGGACCTGGCCATTACCAGCAACCCTGAGATGAAAGATAAAATTGCTTACACCGAACTCTTTACCGATGAAATGTTTGCAGTTGTATCTCCCCAGCATCCCTGGGCAGATATGCCCTATGTAGAAACAGAAGACTTTAGGGATGTAAAACTCATCATTCACTCCCTTCCTTTGGAGACGGTTTCTATTTTCAGAAATCTCCTTACGCCCAAAGGGATTGAACCCAAAAAGCTGATCATACTTCCCCTGACAGAAGCTTCTATAGAGCTGGTTAAAGCCAATATGGGGGTGATTGTGCTGGCAAACTGGGCTTTGGAACCCTACAAAGATGAAACAATCAAAGCCATCAAGATCAACAAACAGGGGTTCTTTCGTCAGCAATATATTGCCAGGATGGAGGACAGAGAATACCCGGTGTATTTTGATTATTTCATCAAATTTCTGAGAGAAGAGATTCAGCTTTCAAAAGCAGATAAAGACCATTAA
- a CDS encoding VCBS repeat-containing protein translates to MTLQILSFSIITLVFGTFSCQSDHAKEKDILFTKLSSQDTGVNFINLNEENEIQNIIANDYFYNGGGVALGDINNDGLVDIYLSANQGQNKLYLNRGIVEGRLQFEDITEQVGVSAANGWRTGVAMVDINGDGFLDIYVCRSAEDQPMFRENSLYINNGDLTFTDQAYAYGLNDDSYSTQAAFFDYDQDGDLDMFLLNHSRQQISNAYDISRRNSQQRVPYVGNKLYRNDPSSREERGGVKGVFTDISDSLGIYGPAANYGLGVALADINNDGWIDIYASNDYTGKDKFYLNREGQVFEEKSDVLLTHMSQFSMGVDIADVNNDGWMDIFSLDMLPEDNQRQKELHWPDKYDLYQAMVKNGLHHQYMRNMLHLNRGIGEDSLPLFSEIGQLAGVSNTDWSWAALLADYDNDGLQDLFISNGFKRAFTNNYFLAYQADLLSQKKEGKPIDQMQEILSKMPSNAVHNYMYRNTNGLFFSDQSAVWGFGEPTLTNGAAYADLDNDGDLDLVLNHLDAEAGIYRNNTDSSTHRFLKIHLKGKAGNIFGLGAKVQLYSGDSSLVRVQNPYRGFQSSMEPTLFFGLGEVKTIDSLMISWPTGEIQTLKQIRTNQTLTLDQTEAGLQKTANQKPEKALFVKSKSQINFKHEENAFIDFKLQSLLPRMYSSAGPALAGADVNGDGLMDIFIGGARGQSGSIFLQDTQQKYTESTASIFPRHAMSEDVDALFFDMDNDGDHDLYVVSGGYEYSENDDLLQDHLYRNLGNGNFEEVSLPVMLSSSSCVQAEDIDGDGDLDLFVGGRIIPGRYPETPQSYILLNDGQGNFSIATDQIVPELSEVGMVTDALWMDVNQDQQADLIVVGEWMPVKVFINRNGKLEDESSTYFAENTEGWWHSLLAADFDQDGDLDLVIGNFGMNNQFQATSNRPVSLYYGDYDQNGAIDPIMNYYIGDQSYPSPTRDELIAQSPMFKKRFPDYASYAQARIADLLTPEEIKASRLLKAYQFETTYFENREGTFVPKKLPTDIQFAPVFALAALDVNQDGHLDIVSGGNLDKMRARFGKASGNFGTVLLGDGKGDFKPLNATHSGIQIKGEVRKILQDKDQLIFGRNDDTPQIYQFSNPAF, encoded by the coding sequence ATGACACTTCAAATCCTATCTTTCTCTATCATCACACTTGTTTTTGGTACATTTTCCTGTCAATCAGATCATGCTAAAGAGAAAGATATTTTATTTACCAAACTCTCTTCTCAAGATACAGGCGTTAACTTTATTAATCTTAATGAGGAAAACGAAATACAGAATATCATCGCCAATGATTACTTCTATAATGGCGGTGGTGTAGCGCTGGGCGACATCAATAATGACGGTCTGGTTGACATCTACCTGAGCGCTAACCAAGGGCAAAATAAACTTTACCTCAACAGGGGAATCGTAGAGGGCCGCTTACAATTTGAAGACATCACCGAACAGGTAGGCGTGAGTGCCGCCAACGGATGGCGAACCGGCGTGGCGATGGTGGATATCAATGGCGATGGTTTTCTGGATATTTATGTCTGCCGATCGGCTGAAGACCAACCGATGTTCCGGGAAAATTCGCTTTACATTAATAATGGCGATCTAACCTTTACCGACCAGGCTTATGCGTACGGCTTGAACGATGACTCTTATTCTACCCAGGCTGCTTTCTTTGACTATGATCAGGACGGTGATCTGGACATGTTTCTGCTCAATCATTCCCGCCAGCAAATTTCCAATGCCTACGATATCAGCCGACGCAACAGCCAGCAACGTGTTCCTTATGTAGGCAACAAACTATACAGAAATGATCCCTCCTCAAGGGAGGAAAGAGGGGGGGTAAAAGGAGTATTCACTGATATAAGCGATTCACTGGGCATTTATGGTCCTGCAGCCAATTATGGGCTGGGAGTCGCTTTGGCCGATATCAATAATGATGGCTGGATAGACATTTACGCTTCCAATGATTATACCGGAAAGGATAAATTCTATCTGAACCGGGAGGGACAAGTGTTTGAAGAAAAAAGCGATGTACTGCTCACCCATATGTCACAATTTTCTATGGGCGTGGATATCGCTGATGTCAACAATGATGGCTGGATGGATATCTTTTCGCTGGACATGCTGCCGGAAGATAACCAAAGGCAAAAAGAACTGCACTGGCCGGATAAGTACGACCTCTACCAAGCGATGGTGAAAAACGGGCTGCACCATCAGTACATGCGGAATATGCTGCATCTCAACCGGGGCATTGGCGAAGACAGCCTTCCGCTATTTTCTGAAATAGGCCAGCTTGCCGGTGTATCTAATACTGACTGGAGCTGGGCAGCCCTGCTGGCCGACTATGACAATGACGGACTGCAAGACCTGTTTATCAGCAATGGGTTCAAAAGAGCTTTTACCAACAATTATTTTCTGGCTTATCAGGCAGATTTACTTTCCCAAAAGAAAGAGGGCAAACCCATTGATCAGATGCAGGAAATTCTGAGCAAGATGCCGTCTAACGCCGTCCACAATTATATGTACCGAAATACCAATGGCTTGTTTTTTTCGGACCAGTCAGCAGTATGGGGTTTTGGAGAACCTACACTAACGAATGGAGCCGCTTATGCCGACCTGGACAATGACGGCGACCTGGACCTGGTGTTGAACCATCTGGACGCTGAGGCAGGTATTTACAGAAACAATACCGACAGCAGTACCCACCGTTTTCTGAAGATTCATCTCAAAGGCAAAGCAGGCAATATTTTTGGGCTGGGGGCAAAAGTACAATTGTACAGCGGCGACAGCAGCCTTGTTCGGGTACAAAATCCATATCGTGGGTTTCAGTCCAGCATGGAACCAACACTTTTCTTTGGTTTAGGAGAGGTAAAAACCATTGACTCCCTGATGATAAGCTGGCCCACTGGAGAAATACAAACATTGAAACAAATTCGGACCAATCAGACGCTGACACTGGATCAGACGGAGGCTGGCTTACAAAAGACAGCAAATCAAAAACCTGAAAAAGCTTTATTTGTCAAAAGTAAATCTCAGATTAATTTCAAGCACGAGGAGAATGCATTTATAGATTTTAAGTTACAATCTCTCCTGCCTCGTATGTATTCTTCTGCCGGTCCCGCACTGGCAGGAGCAGATGTCAATGGTGATGGGTTGATGGACATTTTTATCGGCGGTGCCAGGGGGCAGAGCGGAAGCATCTTCCTGCAAGACACTCAGCAAAAGTATACAGAAAGTACCGCTTCCATTTTCCCACGACATGCAATGTCAGAGGATGTGGATGCGCTCTTTTTTGATATGGACAATGACGGAGACCATGATCTCTATGTAGTCAGTGGAGGCTATGAATACAGCGAAAACGATGATCTGCTACAGGATCATTTGTACCGCAACCTGGGCAATGGAAATTTTGAAGAGGTTTCTCTGCCTGTCATGCTCAGCAGCAGTTCCTGTGTACAGGCTGAAGATATTGACGGAGATGGAGACCTGGATTTATTTGTAGGAGGCCGGATCATTCCCGGGCGTTATCCGGAAACGCCTCAATCCTATATTTTGCTCAATGACGGGCAGGGAAATTTTTCCATCGCTACTGATCAAATCGTTCCTGAGCTCTCTGAAGTAGGCATGGTTACTGATGCTTTGTGGATGGACGTCAACCAGGACCAGCAAGCCGACCTGATCGTGGTGGGTGAGTGGATGCCGGTCAAAGTATTCATCAACCGGAACGGTAAACTGGAAGATGAAAGCAGCACCTACTTTGCTGAAAATACGGAAGGCTGGTGGCACAGTCTGCTGGCCGCAGATTTTGATCAGGACGGCGACCTGGATCTGGTCATCGGAAACTTTGGCATGAACAATCAGTTCCAAGCTACTTCCAACCGGCCGGTCAGCCTGTATTATGGTGATTATGACCAAAATGGTGCGATAGACCCTATCATGAATTACTATATCGGTGATCAAAGTTACCCCTCTCCTACCCGAGATGAGTTGATTGCCCAATCCCCTATGTTCAAAAAGCGCTTTCCTGACTATGCCTCCTACGCTCAGGCCAGAATAGCCGATCTGCTAACGCCTGAAGAAATAAAAGCCTCCAGGTTGCTAAAGGCTTATCAGTTTGAAACTACTTATTTTGAAAACCGGGAGGGTACATTTGTTCCCAAAAAGCTACCTACCGACATTCAGTTTGCCCCGGTCTTTGCTTTGGCGGCATTGGATGTCAACCAGGATGGGCATCTGGACATCGTCAGCGGAGGAAATCTGGACAAGATGCGGGCACGATTTGGCAAAGCCAGTGGAAATTTCGGAACTGTCTTGCTGGGTGATGGAAAAGGTGATTTTAAGCCTCTGAACGCTACACATAGTGGCATACAGATCAAAGGCGAAGTGCGTAAAATACTGCAAGATAAGGATCAGTTGATCTTTGGGAGAAATGATGATACTCCACAGATCTATCAGTTCTCAAATCCCGCATTCTGA